The genomic segment TGGGTGGCGGCCGCGTCGGTGTAGGCGAACAGGGGTCCCGCCACCACGGTGAAGACGCACGAGACGGTCACCAGGGCGGCGGTGGGCCACACGATGCCGCGGGGCAGGGGCCGGGAGGCGACGAGTTCCTCCGCCTCGTCCCCGATCAGGTCCACCAGCGCCCCGTCGTCATCCTCCATGGCGGCCCGCGGACCGCGCCAGAAGGCACGGCCCCAGACACGGCTGATGGCGTACAGGGTGAGCAGGCTGGTGACCAGGGAGCCGCCGACCAGCAGGTAGGCCAGGCTGGTGCCCGACTGGGTGCCGGCCCGCAGCAGGCCCACCTTGCCGAGGAATCCGGACAGCGGTGGAATCCCGGCCAGGTTCAGGGCCGGGAGGAAGAAGAGCAGTGCCAACCCCGGCGCCATCCGCAGGAAGCCACCCAGGTGGCTCAGCGACGTGCTGCCGCCGCGGTGCTCGATCAGCCCGGTGACCAGGAAGAGGCAGGTCTGGATGGTGATGTGGTGTGCGGCGTAGAAGATGGCCGACGACAGGCCCAGCTCGTTGCCGATGCTGATCCCGAAGACCAGGTAGCCGATGTGGCTGACCAGGGTGAAGGAGAGCAGTCGCTTGATGTCGTCCTGCGCCAGGGCCCCGAGGATGCCGACGACCATGGTGAGCAGCGCGGCCACCAACAGCAGCTGGTCGTAGCCGTCGTCGGGGAAGAGCAGGGTCTGGGTTCGGATCATCGCGTAGACGCCCACCTTGGTGAGCAGGCCGGCGAAGACGGCGGTGACGGGCGCCGGCGCCGTCGGGTAGGAGTCGGGGAGCCAGCCGGACATCGGGAAGACTGCGGCCTTGATGCAGAAGCCCACCAGCAGCATGCCCTGCAGGAGCTGGGCCGTGGCGGGGGCCAGGTCGTCGAGCCGTCCGGCCAGCTGGGCCATGTCGACGGTGCCGGTGGCGGCGTAGATGAGGCCGATGGCCAGCAGGAAGACCAGGGAACTGAGCAGGTTCACCACCACGTAGTTGGCGCCGGCGCGCACGCGGGACTCGGTGCCGCCCAGGGTGAGCAGCACGAAGCTGGCGAAGAGCAGCATCTCGAAGCCGACGTAGACGTGGAAGAGGTCTCCGGACAGGAAGGTGGTGGACACGCCGGCGGACAGCACCAGCAGCGACGGGTGGAAGATCGGCAGCGGCGCTCCCCCGTCCTCCAGGTCCTCGGACGCATGCCCCTCACCGATGGCGTAGAGCATCACGGCGAAGGTGACCACGGAACTGACCAGGAGCATCAGGGCGCTGAGCCGGTCCACCACCAGGACGATGCCGTCGACGGGGGCCCAGCCGCCGACGCCGATCACCAGCCTTTCCCCGCCGCTGGCGATCCCCAGCAGCAGGGCAGCGACGACCACGACGCTGCCCAGCACGAGGGCGGTGACGATGCGTTGCAGCACGGTGCGGCGGCCGGCGACGACCGTGAGGCCGGCACCGATCAGCGGCAGCACGACGGGAAGCGGCACCAGGTCCGCGCTGGTGAAGCTCATCGTGCCCCCTCCGGGTCCAGGTCCTCTGGGACGATCTGATCGTGGTCCGCCATGGTGACGGGGTCGGGCGGCAGCGCGTCCTCCTCGTCGTCGGCCAGGGCGTGCGGGTCCGCGGTGTCGGTGTAGTCGGAGCCGGACAGGTCGTTGGACTCGGCCAGTTCCTGCAGGCGTGTGTCCTCGGCGTCGTCGGCGACGTCGTCGGTGCTGGCCAGCTGCCACTGGCGGTGGGCCAGGGCCAGCACGAAACCGGTCACGGCCAGGGTGATGACGATGGCGGTGAGCACCATGGCCTGTGGCAGCGGGTCGCTGATCCCGTCGGCCCCGATCCTGGTGGCGGCGGCTTCCGCCTTGTCGATGATCGGTGGCAGGCCGGCCGGGCCGGCGGCGACCAGGAAGGCCATGTTCACGCCATTGCTCATCAGCAGCACGCCGATCAGGGCCCGGGTAAGGCTGCGCGAGAGCAGCAGTGTCACACCACAGCCGAAGAGCACGCCGGCCATGATGGCGAGGGTCAGGTTGGGACTCATGCGCCCACCTCCTCGGCCTCGCGCCGGGCTTCGACGATCTGGTCGTCGATCCCACTGCCGAGGCTCCGCAGGATGTCCAGCACGAGCCCGATCACCACCAGGTAGACGCCGATGTCGAAGAAGACGCTGGTGACCAGGTGCAGGTCCCCCAGCAGGGGCAGGTGCAGGTCGAAGATCCAGCTCTGCAGCACGTCGCCGCCGGCAAGCATGGAGACCAGCCCGAAACCGGCGGACAGGAACAGGCCCGTGCCCAACAGCGCGCCGGGCATCACGGGGAGGGCGGCGCGCAGCTCGTCGCCGCCGCCGGCGAGGTAGCGGATCACCAGCGCCAGGCCCGCGACGATGCCGGCCGCGAAGCCTCCACCGGGCGCATTGTGTCCGGTGAACAGCAGGTAGAGCGACCAGAGCAGGACAGTGTGGAAGATGATCCGGGTGATGACGGCGAAGATCAGCGAGCCGCGTTCGTCGCCGAAGGAGTGGCCGGTGGCCAGCCATGAGCTGCCGACATTGGTGGCGCCACTGCCGACGCCGCGATGGGCGCGGGCGTCGACCAGCCGCTGGCGGTGCTCGTCGACGCGTTCCTGCTTGCGGAAGACCAGGCTCGCGATGCCGGTGGCGGCCACCAGCACCACGGAGATCTCGCCCATGGTGTCCCACGCGCGGATGTCCACCAGCGCGACGTTGACAATGTTCCCGCCGCCGCCGAAGGAGGTCGCGCCCTTGGGCCAGCCGACGGCCGACGGGTCGGCCGTGCGTGCGGCGCCGGCCACCAGGCAGACGACGGTGACCAGGGCCCCGGACAGTGTCCCGAGCAGGATCCGCACGCCGCGTTCGGTGCGCGAGGGGTCCTCGTTGAAGCGGCCGGCCAGACGCCGGAGAACCAGCACGAAGATCACGATGGAGACGGTCTCTGCCAGCACCTGGGTCAGCGCCAGGTCCGGGGCACCGTGCAGCAGGAAGGCGAGCGAGCACGCATAGCCGGTGACGCTGACCAGGACGACGGCCCGCAGGCGTCGTCGGGAGCGCACGGCCGCGATGGCGGCGACGACGGCCACCAGGGCCACCGGGACCTGCGCCGGATGGTCCCACAGCCGTAGGTCCCGCGGGAGGCCGGTGCGTACCAGGCCCTTGGCCATCATCCCGATGAAGACCGCCAGGACCAGCCCGAGGCTGAGCGGCAGCGAGCCGCGCTGCAGGAAGCCGGTGACCTCCAGCGATCCGCGGTCCAGGCCGCGCATCACCAGGCGGTATGCGGAGACGGCTGCGGGCGGGTGCGGCAGGGCGCCCTGCACGCGGGCGACGGGGCGGCGCAGTGCGACGAGCAGGGCGCCGGTGGCCAGCGTCGCGATGCTGAGGTAGAGGGCCGGGCCCAGACCGTGCCACAGCCCCAGGTGGATGGGGTGCTCGCCCGGGGTGAAGCCCTCGCGGTAGCCGGTGACCAGGCCTTCGAGGTGCGACGAGAAGGGCGCGGCGGCCAAGCTGGCCAGGCCGAGCAGCAGCGGGATGGCGGTGGCCACCGGCGATGGCTGGTGCACGTCGATGGTGTCGACGTCGCGCTTGGTGGCCCACGCGCCCCAGAGCAGGCGGCCGGAGTAGCCAACGGTGAGCACACTGCCCAGCACCAGGATGGCGAGCACCCATGGGCCCCAGTCCTCGGGGGCGTGCAGGTAGGTCTCGTAGACGGCCTCCTTGCCGACGAAGCCGAGCATCGGCGGCAGGCCGGCCATCGAGGCGGCGCACAGCACCGTGGCCACGACCAACACCGGCATCTGCCGGGCCAGGCCGGACAGGCGTCGCACGTCGCGGGTTCCGGTGGCATGGTCGATCGTGCCCACGGACAGGAAGAGCCCGGCCTTGAAGACGGCGTGCGCCACCAGCAGCGTCAGGCCGGCCAGGGCGGCGTCGTGGGTGCCGGTGCCGACGAGCACGATGAGAAAGCCGAGTTGGCTGACGGTGCCGTAGGCGAGGATGAGCTTGAGGTCCACCTGGCGCAGCGCCCGGTAGCCGCCGACGAGCATCGTCAGGCCGCCGAGGACCAGGACGGTGGGGCGCCAGACGGTGTGCTCGGCGAAGCCCGGTGCCAGCCGGGCGACGAGGTAGATGCCCGCCTTCACCATGGCTGCGGCGTGCAGGTAGGCCGAGACGGGGGTTGGTGCGGCCATGGCGCCGGGAAGCCAGAAGTGGAAGGGCACCTGGGCGGACTTGGTGATGGCCCCGGCCAGTACCAGCACGATCCCGGCGGCGACGGTGGGTCCGGTGGGCGGGTCCGCCAACAGGGCGGTGAGGCTGGAGGTGCCGGCCGAGGTGGACAGCATGAGGAGGCCACCGAGCATGGCCAGACCACCGGCTGTGGTGACCACCAGCGCCTGGGTGGCGGCATTGCGCGCGTCCTCGGAACGCGGGTTGTGCCCCACCAGCAGGTAGCTCAGCACGGTGGTGGCTTCCCAGAAGAGGTAGAGCAGCAGCAGGTCGTCGGCCAACACCAGCCCGGTCATGGCGCCAGCGAAGGCCGTCAGGTGGGCTGCCAGCCGGCCGAGGTCCGCTTCGCCGTCGTCGAAGTAGGCGGTGCAGTAGGCCAGCACCAGGGTGCCGATCCCGCCGACCACCAGGCACATCAGCAGCGACAGCGAGTCCATGCGCAGGCCGAGCGTCAGGTCGATGCTGGGCACCCACGGGTGGCTCCACTGCGGGTGGTCACCGGCGCGGACGGCGTCCAGCTGGGAGGCGGCGAAGCCGGCTGTGGCCAGCGACGGGAGGGCCAGCAACCAGAAGGCGCGGCGGCCGAGGAGGCGAACCAGGAATGGCGCGCTGACGGTGGCGAGCAGGTGCAGGGCCAGTACCGTCAGCATTCATCATCTCCCCAGGGGGCTCGACGGAGGGTCCGCCTGAGTCTGCGTGGGCAATCTTACAGACCTTGATCAACAAATCACCGAACAGTCCACCTGCGTCGCTCGGGTTCCTGACAGCCGCTCGGGTTCCCGTGATCCGCTCGGGTTCCCGTGATCCGCTCGGGTTGCAACACACTCGCACCGCGCAAACCCGAGCGGATGACTACTCGTCGACGAGGGCGGCGGCCGCACACAGGGCACCGGCAACCAGCGCCAACCGGGTGTGGGCGCCCATCACGCCCTCGGCGCGACGACGCTCACCCCGGGCGAAGATCTTGCGCTCGAGGACGCCCGTGGCCGCCAGCGATCCACCCAGCAAGCCGAGTCCGGCGACGACCATCCACGGTTTGATCTCCCGCTGCGCGGTCTCGTCGGCCACCTCGGATTCATCGGCGCCGGGCTGGGCCACCGGCTCGTCGTCGGCGGTCGCCACCACGATGCCGGTGAAGGCGGCCAGCAGCGCGCTCTTCGCGGCGATGCGTACCTTCCGGGAGCGGATCACGTCGGGCATGGCGTACCACCCGAAGGTCGTCAGAGCCCCAGCCAGGGCCTGCTCATGTTGCGTCGTGGAGATCTCCATCGAGCCAGCATGCCCTGCCGTGGGGTCCGTCGACTTGTTCAGGCCCCCGTGAGTTCCCTGCGAGAGTTGCGCGTAGGCAAGTCCGGCGCGGTGCGGTCCCGCGGGAGTGCGCTCGCCTATTCCCTCCGAGCGGTGTCCATGCGCAACCCTCGCAGGGTCGACACCGAACTCGTGACGGGGGCAGGGTGGGGGCATGGACACCCGCGAAATCCTGACCGACGCCTCCCGTCGCCCCCTGTACACCGCAGCCGTGCTGCTGAAGGGAATCGGCGCCGAGACCCTCAACGCGCATCCAGCGCCGGGGGCCAATTCCATTTCCTGGCTGGTCTGGCATGCGGCCCGCCAGATGGACGTGCAGCTGGCCGAGTTGACCGGCCGGCCCACCGTCTGGGAGCGCGACGGCTGGGCCCAGAAGCTGGGCGTGGACCGAGGCCCCGACGACTTCGGTTTCGGGGACGGCCCGGAGCAGGTCGCCGCCCTGCGCATCGAGGACTCCGCCGCCTTGGAGGCACTGCTGGTCGCCTGCGTCGAGGAGCTCGTGGCGTACGTCGACACCCTCTCCCCCGAGGACCTCGACGAGGTCATCGACGACGGCTGGGATCCGCCCGTCACGCGAGGGGTGCGGATCGTGAGCATCATCGACGACGCCGTGGTCCCACCTGGGCCAGGCCTCCTACGCGCGCGGGCTGCTGGAGGGCTGGAAGCTCGGGGTCTGACACGCTCTCTGCGGCCAGTCGGAACCCCCGGATCACCTCGACGAAGTCCGTGCGCTGGAATCCGGGGACGAAGTGCTGCAGCACGTCGGCCTTCACATTGCCGAAGGTCGTCTCCGGCCGGTGCCGGATGCCCTCGGTGAAGGCGGCCAGGATGCCGTTCTTGAAGTCCGGACGCGGATGGGCCGCCACCACGGCGGCGCGCTGCTCGGGCGTGATCGCGTCGTAGCCGATGCCCATCACGTCCAGCTCCACGCCGCGGCTCACCAGCTCGATCTCCGGCGCCATGTGCATCGGGACCTCGGGCGTGGTGTGCAGCGCGATGGCCGCCCACACCCGCTCGGCCTTCTCGGGCGTGATTCCCTGCTGCTGCAGGAAGTCGCGCGCGATGTCGGCGCCGTCGATCTCGAAGCGCTGGTCGTCTCTGCGGTAGCGCTCGGTGAGGCCCAGGTCATGGAACATGGCGCCCACGTAGAGCAGTTCCGCATCCCACTGCAGCCCACGTTCCTGGCCTCGCAGTGACGCGAACAGGTAGGTGCGGCGGCTGTGGTGGTAGACCAGCTCGGTGGCCGCGTCACGCACCAGTTCGGTGGCCTCCCGGGCCAGTGTGCTGTCGGGAATGGTGATACCGGCGATGGTCTCGCCCATGGGGTGTCCTCTCGTGGTGGGTTCGGGTTGGCTGGTCAGCCGCGCATCGACCCCGTCTCGTTCAGGTTCTGGTGGAAGGCCAGCGCCGTGGCCAGGTGGTGCGGCTCGTGCATCGCCTTGACCGAGGCAGCCTCGGCGCGCTCCAGGTAGTCCTCCAGCAGCGGGCGGTAGTCGGGGTGCGCCACCTGCACCATCCGGCGGGCGCGTTCCCGGGGTGTCAGGCCGCGCAGGTCGGCGAAGCCGTGCTCGGTGATGACCACCATCACGTCGTGCTCGGTGTGGTCGATGTGGCTGGCGAAGGGCACGATCGCGGAGATGGCGCCGTCCTGGGCCACCGACGGGGAGATGAAGGACGAGATGTAGCCGTTGCGGGTGAAGTCTCCCGAGCCACCAATGCCGTTCATGATCCGCGAACCGGCCACACAGGTGGAGTTCACGTGGCCGTACAGGTCTGCCTCGATCATGCCGTTGGTGGCGATCAGCCCGACGCGTCGGATCACCTCGGGGTGGTTCGAGATCTGCAACGGCCGGGTGATGATGTGCTCGCGGTACCGCTTGGCCTCGGCATTCATCTTGTTGGCGTACTCGGGCGACGGGGAGAAGCTGGTGGCCGAGGCGACGCTCATCTTGCCGGCGTCGATCAGGTCCACCATGCCGTCCTGGATCACCTCGGTGTAGGCCTGGATGTTCTCGAACTTGCTGTCCAGCAGGCCCGCCATCACGGCATTGGGCACATTGCCGACGCCGGACTGCATGATGTAGCCGTCGTAGGTCAGGCGGCCCGCGCGGACCTCGCCCTCCAGGAAGTCGAGGAAGTTGCCGGCGATCTGCCGGGAGATGCCGTCGATCGGCTTGAAGGGAGCATTGCGGTCCGGGGCGTCGGTCTCGACGACGGCCACCACCTTGGAGGCGTCGATCGGGATGTAGGTGGTGCCGATTCGGTCGCCCGGCTTGTTGATCGGGATGGCGACGCGGTTGGGCAGCGCGGGCATCTGCCAGATGTCGGCCATGCCGTCCAGTTCGATGGACTGCCAGAAGTTCACCTCGACGATGATCCGGCTGGCGGCGTTGAGGTATTCGACGTTGTTGCCGACGCCCGAGGAGGGCACCAGGTTGCCGTCGGCGTCGATCTGGCTGGCCTCGACGATGGCGACGTCGAGCGCCCCGAAGAAGCCCTCCTCCACCTGCTGCGCGGAGTGCGACAGGTGCATGTCGGCGTAACCCATCCGGCCTGCGTTGATGGCGGCGCGCATCGTCGGGTCGGACTGGTAGGGGGCGCGGAAGCGCAGCGCATCGGCCTCGGCCAGCACCCCGTCGCAGTCCGGGGCGGTGGAGGCGCCGGTGAACAGGTCGATGGTGTAGTCGCGGCCGGCCTCGTGCTCGGCGCGGGCGCGCTCGGCGATGGCCGTCGGCAGCGCCTTGGGGTAGGCGGATCCGGTGAAGCCGGACATGCCGACCTTGTCGCCGTGGTTGACGAACTGGGCCGCGTCGTCGGCGGACATGAGCTTGGCGCGCAGGGCGGCGTTCTTGATGCGTTCGTTCATGCACCAAGTCTGGAAGGACTGCCTAGACTCCTTCCATGCCTCGACGGACGGCTTCCCCCACGGATTCGGACATGCTGGGTGTGGGCATCGTGGTCTACGACGGCGTGACCCTGCTGGACGTCAGCGGTCCCGCCGAGGTCTTCGACCGCGCCGGCGGCTACCGGGTGGAACTGCTCTCCCCCGACGGCGGTGAGGTGCGCGGCTCCAACGGCCTGCGACTGGCGGGCACGCGGGCGATGCACGAGCCCTTCGCCCTCGACGTGCTGGTGGTGGCCGGTTACGAGCACCTGCCGCACCGCGAGCTGCCGACCCCGCTGCTGGAGGCCGTGGCGCGCTTCGTCCCCTTGGCGGAGAGGGTGGCGTCGGTGTGCACCGGGGGCCTTCGTGCTGGCAGCCCTCGGACTGCTCGACGGGCGACGGGCCACCACGCACTGGCGC from the Luteococcus japonicus genome contains:
- a CDS encoding HD domain-containing protein, with the protein product MGETIAGITIPDSTLAREATELVRDAATELVYHHSRRTYLFASLRGQERGLQWDAELLYVGAMFHDLGLTERYRRDDQRFEIDGADIARDFLQQQGITPEKAERVWAAIALHTTPEVPMHMAPEIELVSRGVELDVMGIGYDAITPEQRAAVVAAHPRPDFKNGILAAFTEGIRHRPETTFGNVKADVLQHFVPGFQRTDFVEVIRGFRLAAESVSDPELPALQQPARVGGLAQVGPRRRR
- a CDS encoding Na(+)/H(+) antiporter subunit C — translated: MSPNLTLAIMAGVLFGCGVTLLLSRSLTRALIGVLLMSNGVNMAFLVAAGPAGLPPIIDKAEAAATRIGADGISDPLPQAMVLTAIVITLAVTGFVLALAHRQWQLASTDDVADDAEDTRLQELAESNDLSGSDYTDTADPHALADDEEDALPPDPVTMADHDQIVPEDLDPEGAR
- a CDS encoding peptidase S9, which produces MEISTTQHEQALAGALTTFGWYAMPDVIRSRKVRIAAKSALLAAFTGIVVATADDEPVAQPGADESEVADETAQREIKPWMVVAGLGLLGGSLAATGVLERKIFARGERRRAEGVMGAHTRLALVAGALCAAAALVDE
- a CDS encoding Na+/H+ antiporter subunit D → MSFTSADLVPLPVVLPLIGAGLTVVAGRRTVLQRIVTALVLGSVVVVAALLLGIASGGERLVIGVGGWAPVDGIVLVVDRLSALMLLVSSVVTFAVMLYAIGEGHASEDLEDGGAPLPIFHPSLLVLSAGVSTTFLSGDLFHVYVGFEMLLFASFVLLTLGGTESRVRAGANYVVVNLLSSLVFLLAIGLIYAATGTVDMAQLAGRLDDLAPATAQLLQGMLLVGFCIKAAVFPMSGWLPDSYPTAPAPVTAVFAGLLTKVGVYAMIRTQTLLFPDDGYDQLLLVAALLTMVVGILGALAQDDIKRLLSFTLVSHIGYLVFGISIGNELGLSSAIFYAAHHITIQTCLFLVTGLIEHRGGSTSLSHLGGFLRMAPGLALLFFLPALNLAGIPPLSGFLGKVGLLRAGTQSGTSLAYLLVGGSLVTSLLTLYAISRVWGRAFWRGPRAAMEDDDGALVDLIGDEAEELVASRPLPRGIVWPTAALVTVSCVFTVVAGPLFAYTDAAATQLGDRAGYVADVLGVAGR
- a CDS encoding Na+/H+ antiporter subunit A: MLTVLALHLLATVSAPFLVRLLGRRAFWLLALPSLATAGFAASQLDAVRAGDHPQWSHPWVPSIDLTLGLRMDSLSLLMCLVVGGIGTLVLAYCTAYFDDGEADLGRLAAHLTAFAGAMTGLVLADDLLLLYLFWEATTVLSYLLVGHNPRSEDARNAATQALVVTTAGGLAMLGGLLMLSTSAGTSSLTALLADPPTGPTVAAGIVLVLAGAITKSAQVPFHFWLPGAMAAPTPVSAYLHAAAMVKAGIYLVARLAPGFAEHTVWRPTVLVLGGLTMLVGGYRALRQVDLKLILAYGTVSQLGFLIVLVGTGTHDAALAGLTLLVAHAVFKAGLFLSVGTIDHATGTRDVRRLSGLARQMPVLVVATVLCAASMAGLPPMLGFVGKEAVYETYLHAPEDWGPWVLAILVLGSVLTVGYSGRLLWGAWATKRDVDTIDVHQPSPVATAIPLLLGLASLAAAPFSSHLEGLVTGYREGFTPGEHPIHLGLWHGLGPALYLSIATLATGALLVALRRPVARVQGALPHPPAAVSAYRLVMRGLDRGSLEVTGFLQRGSLPLSLGLVLAVFIGMMAKGLVRTGLPRDLRLWDHPAQVPVALVAVVAAIAAVRSRRRLRAVVLVSVTGYACSLAFLLHGAPDLALTQVLAETVSIVIFVLVLRRLAGRFNEDPSRTERGVRILLGTLSGALVTVVCLVAGAARTADPSAVGWPKGATSFGGGGNIVNVALVDIRAWDTMGEISVVLVAATGIASLVFRKQERVDEHRQRLVDARAHRGVGSGATNVGSSWLATGHSFGDERGSLIFAVITRIIFHTVLLWSLYLLFTGHNAPGGGFAAGIVAGLALVIRYLAGGGDELRAALPVMPGALLGTGLFLSAGFGLVSMLAGGDVLQSWIFDLHLPLLGDLHLVTSVFFDIGVYLVVIGLVLDILRSLGSGIDDQIVEARREAEEVGA
- a CDS encoding acetyl-CoA hydrolase/transferase family protein, with translation MNERIKNAALRAKLMSADDAAQFVNHGDKVGMSGFTGSAYPKALPTAIAERARAEHEAGRDYTIDLFTGASTAPDCDGVLAEADALRFRAPYQSDPTMRAAINAGRMGYADMHLSHSAQQVEEGFFGALDVAIVEASQIDADGNLVPSSGVGNNVEYLNAASRIIVEVNFWQSIELDGMADIWQMPALPNRVAIPINKPGDRIGTTYIPIDASKVVAVVETDAPDRNAPFKPIDGISRQIAGNFLDFLEGEVRAGRLTYDGYIMQSGVGNVPNAVMAGLLDSKFENIQAYTEVIQDGMVDLIDAGKMSVASATSFSPSPEYANKMNAEAKRYREHIITRPLQISNHPEVIRRVGLIATNGMIEADLYGHVNSTCVAGSRIMNGIGGSGDFTRNGYISSFISPSVAQDGAISAIVPFASHIDHTEHDVMVVITEHGFADLRGLTPRERARRMVQVAHPDYRPLLEDYLERAEAASVKAMHEPHHLATALAFHQNLNETGSMRG
- a CDS encoding DJ-1/PfpI family protein, whose translation is MPRRTASPTDSDMLGVGIVVYDGVTLLDVSGPAEVFDRAGGYRVELLSPDGGEVRGSNGLRLAGTRAMHEPFALDVLVVAGYEHLPHRELPTPLLEAVARFVPLAERVASVCTGGLRAGSPRTARRATGHHALAPGRRAGPAAPPGAGGGLRAAHCRRPGVDLGRDHCRG